A single Sporomusaceae bacterium DNA region contains:
- a CDS encoding NAD(P)H-dependent oxidoreductase subunit E codes for MSTLLVEICLGTSCHLMGSQDIIDAIESLPPDKRGKIDLRGVTCLKTCRKGPNARINGVVLSEMTPERTLAVIEDNLP; via the coding sequence GTGTCCACGCTGCTCGTAGAAATCTGCCTGGGAACCTCGTGTCACCTCATGGGCTCCCAGGACATTATCGACGCCATCGAGTCCCTGCCGCCCGACAAAAGAGGCAAAATCGACCTTCGTGGCGTCACCTGCCTCAAAACCTGCCGCAAAGGCCCCAATGCCAGAATAAACGGCGTCGTTCTGTCGGAAATGACCCCCGAACGCACCCTGGCCGTGATCGAAGACAACTTGCCGTAA
- a CDS encoding [Fe-Fe] hydrogenase large subunit C-terminal domain-containing protein codes for MKTITTQKANCRDCHRCMRSCPLKAVGIVNGQARLIDEKCVLCGRCVVECPQGAKQVTSQVSAVKEAVAAGRFVAMSLAPSFVAAFPEYTLPQLAAKLGGLGISLVEETAVGAEEVSRFYSRLLTAAEKPVISACCPVVVNVVTKYYPDLIGNLAPVASPMLVHAKMLKHRLGADTFVVFAGPCIAKLAESRDSASLVDAAITFRQLREWLAETATGDNSPPAAAISAPGPVRYYPIAGGILKSFVRSESTATDIIAVDGLDNCLEVLAALRKGEIAPRFIEALACSGGCINGPASGCADSVPAKKLKVAEFAVAGAARHHKSPAGLDFSRCHTQAPVQEFIPPESRIREVLRQTGKYSKEDEKNCGACGFNSCREKAVAVCQGLTEIDTCVPYMRSKAESLANFIVQHSLNAIIVVDSKMIVQEFNPAAEKMLNRQQAIIKGGKLSEVLDSREISAAIGKGEKMTDRRVTIAGGTVVNQTIIPVPEHDLAIIVLTDITVQEKNARELEQMKLQTVEKATEIINKQMHVAQEIAGLLGETTAETKAALLELVSLLKAKGKN; via the coding sequence ATGAAAACGATCACAACCCAAAAGGCCAACTGCCGCGACTGCCACCGCTGCATGCGGTCGTGTCCCCTCAAAGCTGTAGGCATCGTCAACGGGCAGGCCCGCCTAATCGACGAGAAATGCGTGCTTTGCGGCCGCTGCGTCGTCGAATGCCCCCAGGGCGCCAAACAGGTTACCAGCCAGGTGTCGGCCGTCAAAGAAGCCGTCGCCGCCGGCCGATTCGTCGCCATGAGCCTCGCGCCGTCGTTTGTCGCCGCCTTCCCCGAATACACCCTGCCGCAGTTGGCTGCAAAGCTCGGCGGCCTCGGCATCAGCCTCGTCGAGGAGACGGCGGTCGGCGCCGAAGAAGTATCGCGGTTTTATAGCCGCCTGCTCACGGCCGCTGAAAAACCGGTCATCTCCGCCTGCTGCCCGGTCGTCGTCAACGTCGTGACCAAATACTATCCCGATCTCATCGGCAATTTGGCGCCGGTCGCGTCGCCGATGCTCGTCCACGCCAAAATGCTCAAACACCGCCTCGGCGCTGACACATTTGTCGTTTTCGCCGGCCCCTGCATCGCCAAACTGGCCGAAAGCCGTGACTCAGCTAGCCTCGTAGACGCCGCCATAACCTTCCGCCAACTGCGCGAATGGTTGGCCGAAACGGCTACCGGCGACAACTCCCCCCCGGCAGCCGCAATCTCCGCGCCGGGGCCGGTGCGTTACTACCCCATCGCCGGCGGCATCCTCAAATCCTTCGTCCGCAGCGAATCCACCGCCACCGACATCATCGCCGTCGACGGCCTCGACAACTGCCTGGAAGTTCTCGCCGCCCTGCGCAAAGGCGAAATCGCCCCGCGCTTCATCGAAGCCCTAGCCTGCTCCGGCGGCTGCATCAACGGCCCGGCCAGCGGCTGCGCCGATTCCGTGCCCGCCAAAAAGCTGAAAGTGGCCGAATTCGCCGTCGCCGGCGCCGCCCGGCACCACAAAAGCCCCGCCGGTCTTGATTTTTCCCGCTGCCATACCCAGGCGCCGGTCCAGGAATTCATCCCGCCCGAGAGCCGCATCCGGGAAGTGCTCAGGCAGACCGGCAAATACAGCAAAGAGGACGAAAAAAACTGCGGCGCATGCGGTTTCAACTCCTGCCGCGAAAAAGCCGTAGCCGTCTGCCAGGGTCTAACAGAAATCGACACCTGCGTCCCCTACATGCGGTCGAAAGCCGAATCGCTGGCCAACTTCATCGTCCAGCACTCCCTCAACGCCATCATCGTCGTTGACAGCAAAATGATCGTCCAGGAATTCAACCCGGCGGCGGAAAAAATGCTCAACCGCCAGCAGGCAATCATCAAGGGCGGCAAGCTCAGCGAAGTCTTGGACAGCCGCGAGATAAGCGCTGCGATCGGCAAAGGGGAGAAAATGACCGACCGGCGGGTTACCATCGCCGGCGGCACCGTCGTCAACCAGACGATCATCCCCGTGCCGGAGCACGACCTGGCCATAATCGTCCTTACCGACATCACCGTCCAGGAAAAAAACGCCCGCGAACTGGAGCAGATGAAGCTCCAGACCGTCGAGAAAGCCACGGAAATAATCAATAAGCAAATGCATGTGGCCCAGGAAATCGCCGGGCTCCTGGGCGAAACGACAGCCGAGACGAAGGCTGCCCTGCTCGAACTAGTCAGCCTGCTGAAAGCGAAGGGCAAGAACTGA
- a CDS encoding YebC/PmpR family DNA-binding transcriptional regulator: protein MSGHSKWANIKHRKGKMDAIRGKITTKISREITVAARAGGADPAGNMRLKLALQKAKENNVPKDNIQRAIQKGVGALDGGNYEEIAYEGYGPGGVAVLLEIMTDNRNRTAADIRHLFSKYGGNLGEAGCVSWMFDKKGLFLVDKAGVNEEDLMLIALEAGAEDIKSEDDQYEITTAPDDWEQVRVALETAKVVTASAQITMVPQTTVELAGDDAVKMLKLLDALEEHDDVQEVYANFDIPDDMMDD, encoded by the coding sequence ATGTCAGGACACTCCAAATGGGCTAACATAAAGCACCGCAAAGGCAAAATGGATGCCATCCGCGGCAAGATAACCACCAAGATCAGCCGCGAGATCACCGTGGCCGCCCGGGCGGGAGGCGCCGACCCGGCCGGAAACATGCGGCTTAAGCTCGCTTTGCAGAAAGCCAAGGAAAACAACGTGCCCAAAGACAACATCCAGCGGGCTATCCAGAAGGGCGTCGGCGCGCTTGATGGTGGCAACTACGAAGAAATCGCCTACGAGGGCTACGGTCCCGGCGGCGTAGCCGTCCTGCTGGAAATCATGACCGACAACCGCAACCGCACTGCGGCCGACATCCGCCATCTGTTCTCCAAATACGGCGGCAACCTCGGCGAAGCGGGCTGCGTATCGTGGATGTTCGACAAGAAAGGGCTCTTCCTTGTCGACAAAGCCGGCGTAAACGAGGAAGACCTCATGCTCATCGCCCTTGAAGCCGGCGCCGAAGACATCAAAAGCGAAGATGACCAGTACGAAATAACCACCGCCCCGGACGACTGGGAGCAAGTCCGCGTCGCCCTGGAAACCGCCAAAGTCGTAACCGCCTCCGCCCAGATCACCATGGTCCCCCAGACCACCGTCGAACTGGCCGGCGACGACGCCGTCAAGATGCTCAAACTCCTGGACGCCCTCGAAGAACACGACGACGTCCAGGAAGTCTACGCCAACTTCGACATACCTGATGATATGATGGACGATTAA
- a CDS encoding 4Fe-4S dicluster domain-containing protein: MHVSEVTKIRRKVLAEVSRLALEGTLEENIAGILSTVVSEDGPRYRCCVHKERAVLKDRINMALSQPIGTPLAEAAGKALGGERADLPAVNLLPEACDRCPIDKFLVTDACRNCLAHNCIASCPKKAIMVVQNRAYIDKTICIECGMCKRSCSYGAIIEISRPCERACDLKAIVAGSDRRAVIDYEKCVQCGACKVACPFGAISERSEIVQLIQRIKDGQRVYALLAPAFIGQFGPKVKPEQIIGAIGRLGFHSVKEVALGADAVALAEAGEFTRAVPAEQPFLTTSCCPAFVAMVEKHLPDAGDRVSTTVSPMIAAAKAVKEEDPSAAIVFVGPCVAKKAEARRYPDLVDFVLTFEELAAMFVGAGINVAETEAGDHLTAASRDGIGFARAGGVTQAVLDTVAHLAPGAALKPQRADGLADCLAVLTKMQQGALDANFLEGMACQGGCVGGPGTMADQRLTAKLVELYAGQAPVATAPDNTAARPEIDLHRRKK; this comes from the coding sequence ATGCACGTCAGTGAAGTAACGAAAATCCGCCGGAAAGTGCTGGCCGAAGTAAGCCGCCTGGCACTTGAAGGAACTCTTGAAGAAAATATCGCCGGCATCCTTAGCACCGTCGTCTCCGAGGACGGCCCCCGCTACCGCTGCTGCGTCCATAAAGAACGAGCCGTGCTCAAAGACCGTATCAACATGGCCCTCAGCCAGCCCATCGGCACCCCGCTGGCCGAAGCGGCCGGCAAGGCGCTGGGCGGCGAACGGGCCGACCTGCCGGCGGTCAACCTGCTGCCCGAAGCCTGCGACCGCTGTCCCATAGATAAATTCCTCGTCACAGACGCCTGCCGCAACTGTCTGGCCCATAACTGCATCGCCAGCTGCCCGAAAAAAGCCATCATGGTCGTACAAAACCGCGCCTACATCGATAAAACCATCTGCATCGAATGCGGCATGTGCAAGCGCTCCTGCTCCTACGGCGCTATCATCGAAATCAGCCGCCCCTGCGAGCGGGCCTGCGACCTCAAAGCCATCGTCGCCGGCAGCGACCGCCGGGCGGTAATCGACTACGAAAAATGCGTGCAGTGCGGCGCCTGCAAAGTCGCGTGCCCCTTCGGAGCAATCAGCGAACGCTCCGAGATCGTTCAACTCATCCAGCGGATCAAAGACGGACAACGCGTATACGCCCTCCTAGCCCCGGCTTTCATCGGCCAGTTCGGCCCGAAGGTCAAACCCGAACAAATCATCGGCGCCATCGGCCGGCTTGGTTTTCACAGCGTCAAGGAAGTGGCTCTGGGCGCCGACGCCGTAGCGCTCGCCGAAGCCGGCGAATTTACCCGCGCCGTCCCTGCCGAACAACCCTTCCTGACCACCTCCTGTTGCCCGGCTTTCGTCGCTATGGTCGAAAAACACCTCCCGGACGCCGGTGACCGGGTCTCCACCACCGTCTCGCCGATGATCGCGGCCGCCAAAGCGGTAAAAGAAGAAGACCCGTCGGCGGCGATAGTATTCGTCGGTCCGTGCGTCGCCAAAAAAGCCGAGGCCCGTCGCTACCCCGACCTCGTCGATTTCGTCCTCACCTTCGAAGAACTTGCCGCCATGTTCGTCGGCGCCGGCATCAACGTCGCCGAAACTGAGGCCGGGGACCACCTCACCGCCGCCTCGCGGGACGGCATCGGCTTTGCCAGGGCCGGCGGCGTCACCCAGGCCGTTCTTGACACCGTCGCCCACCTGGCTCCCGGCGCTGCGCTCAAGCCGCAACGGGCCGACGGACTGGCCGACTGCCTCGCCGTCCTCACGAAAATGCAGCAAGGCGCCCTCGACGCCAACTTCCTCGAAGGCATGGCCTGCCAGGGCGGCTGTGTCGGCGGGCCGGGCACCATGGCCGACCAGCGCCTGACCGCTAAACTTGTGGAGCTCTACGCCGGCCAGGCCCCGGTTGCCACCGCACCAGATAACACCGCGGCCCGGCCGGAAATTGACCTGCACCGCCGAAAAAAATAG
- a CDS encoding BofC C-terminal domain-containing protein, with amino-acid sequence MLPFPPKVLRRILLAAGLLAAGAAFAAAYGSGLLPWPGKESPARDTEVAKQDTKIKITATTDFTQKITYLKCGDEETFHSKPADNLVGLTAAQVQKVYTGWTMDKFDTQEAVLSLKIDSYCREHANNTFIGVKDGYVAVYSGRPGPRAIVKEITRIPVQQLTIEDIEELKRGMVVKSREELLRTLEGMQAQ; translated from the coding sequence ATGTTGCCCTTTCCCCCAAAGGTTTTAAGGCGTATTCTGCTGGCGGCGGGATTGCTCGCCGCGGGGGCGGCGTTTGCGGCAGCCTACGGCAGCGGCCTTCTGCCCTGGCCGGGAAAAGAAAGCCCGGCGCGGGACACGGAGGTCGCTAAGCAGGATACGAAAATCAAAATCACCGCCACCACCGATTTCACCCAAAAAATCACCTACCTCAAATGCGGCGACGAGGAAACGTTCCATTCCAAGCCGGCCGACAACCTCGTCGGCCTCACCGCCGCTCAGGTACAGAAGGTATACACCGGCTGGACGATGGACAAATTCGACACCCAGGAAGCCGTCCTATCCCTTAAAATCGACAGCTATTGCCGCGAACACGCCAACAACACGTTTATCGGCGTCAAGGACGGGTATGTGGCCGTCTACTCAGGCCGGCCGGGCCCCCGGGCCATCGTCAAAGAAATCACCAGAATCCCCGTCCAGCAACTAACCATCGAAGACATCGAAGAACTGAAGCGGGGCATGGTCGTCAAATCCAGGGAAGAGCTGCTGCGTACCCTTGAAGGGATGCAGGCTCAATAA
- a CDS encoding SpoIIE family protein phosphatase, protein MNRLYPEIAVAQLSKAGEELCGDKVEIARTEAATTVVISDGLGSGVKANILATLTTKITSSLLKRNVPITEVVPTITQTLPVCRERKIAYSTLQIIKLLPDSMATVVEFDSPTTFLFRGGQVVPFPTEARNIGGKAIREGRLLLGEGDIIVAVSDGVIHAGIGGLLKLGWDWPGISAELAAHCSPADDAEKIAEHILGCCNGYYLGQPGDDSTVVVIKLRRPRNLTLFTGPPANRDMDEQIVKRLMGGEGKKVVAGGTTANIVSRVLGLPVNVDLNYQDPEIPPIATIDNLDLVTEGVLTLTAAIGRLHDIRKLRASARRDGATLLARLLYEADRIDILAGTAVNPAHQNPNFPAQINIKAQVIANLRNALEDLGKRVTVEWV, encoded by the coding sequence ATGAACCGGCTATATCCGGAAATCGCCGTCGCCCAGCTCTCCAAAGCCGGCGAGGAACTGTGCGGCGACAAAGTCGAAATCGCCCGCACCGAAGCGGCCACAACCGTCGTCATCTCCGACGGGCTGGGCAGCGGCGTCAAGGCCAACATCCTCGCCACCCTCACCACCAAAATAACCTCATCGCTGCTGAAACGGAACGTCCCCATCACCGAAGTCGTCCCCACCATAACCCAGACCCTGCCGGTCTGCCGCGAACGGAAAATCGCCTACTCGACCCTCCAAATCATCAAACTCCTGCCCGACAGCATGGCAACCGTCGTCGAATTCGACAGCCCGACCACCTTTCTCTTCAGGGGCGGGCAGGTCGTGCCTTTTCCCACCGAAGCCAGGAACATTGGCGGCAAAGCCATCCGCGAAGGCCGTCTGCTCCTCGGCGAAGGCGACATCATCGTCGCCGTCAGCGACGGCGTCATCCATGCCGGCATCGGCGGCCTCCTCAAACTTGGCTGGGACTGGCCGGGAATCTCCGCGGAACTCGCGGCGCATTGTTCGCCGGCCGACGACGCCGAGAAAATCGCCGAACATATCCTCGGCTGCTGCAACGGCTACTACCTCGGACAGCCGGGCGACGACTCCACCGTCGTCGTCATCAAGCTCCGCCGTCCCCGCAACCTCACCCTGTTCACCGGGCCGCCGGCCAATCGCGACATGGACGAGCAGATAGTGAAGCGGCTGATGGGCGGCGAGGGGAAGAAAGTCGTCGCCGGCGGCACCACCGCAAACATCGTCAGCCGCGTACTCGGCCTGCCCGTAAACGTCGACCTCAACTACCAGGACCCGGAAATCCCCCCCATCGCCACCATCGACAACCTCGACCTCGTCACCGAAGGGGTGCTCACCCTCACCGCCGCCATCGGCCGTCTCCACGACATCCGCAAACTGCGCGCCTCCGCCCGCCGCGACGGCGCCACCCTGCTGGCCCGCCTGCTCTATGAGGCTGACCGGATCGACATACTGGCCGGCACCGCCGTCAACCCGGCCCACCAGAACCCCAATTTCCCTGCCCAGATAAACATCAAAGCCCAGGTAATTGCCAACCTGCGCAACGCCCTGGAAGACCTCGGCAAACGCGTCACGGTGGAATGGGTCTAA